A genome region from Streptomyces sp. NBC_01296 includes the following:
- a CDS encoding alpha/beta hydrolase — protein MTPDPPPVPPTVPPSQEPAPRKHRRRLRFTLPGCWGALLLACLSFTPSLLPRGGVLQGLICGISAAIGYGLGVVAAYVWRAFADREARSPSRRSWLVLLVSAIVLFGVSFGLGQYWQHQIRRLMDVTDYSALATVACPFVAALVFLLLLLAGRGLRALYRRASGLLGRWIGMRAARVVGWILVAALAWAAFSGLLLSGIVNAANEAFSLRDNETPEGVHQPTSMLRSGGPDSLVPWDSLGYQGRAFTGSGPSAQSIGAFTHRTAQEPIRAYAGLQTSDDTETRAARAVADLERAGGFARKNLLVMTTTGSGWVDPAAVDSYEYLANGDAASVAIQYSYLPSWMSYLVDQSKAREAGRDLFDAVYDKWSKLPQDRRPRLFVAGESLGSFGGETAFSGEADLRNRTAGTLFAGPPNFNTLFRKFSDHRDAGSPEIEPVYREGRTVRFTDDPTAGISPTDRPWDGTRVLYLMHPSDPIVWWSPKLALSEPDWIGEHPGSDVLGSMFWIPFVTFWQVTADLPFATGVPDGHGHTYKASYVDAWNATMRPEGFTAQDLDRLRDIVSPPK, from the coding sequence ATGACCCCTGACCCCCCGCCGGTCCCCCCGACCGTCCCTCCGTCGCAGGAGCCGGCACCGCGCAAGCACCGCCGACGGCTCCGCTTCACGCTGCCCGGCTGCTGGGGCGCCCTCCTCCTGGCGTGCCTGTCCTTCACCCCGTCGCTGCTTCCCCGCGGAGGCGTACTGCAGGGGCTGATCTGCGGCATCAGCGCGGCCATCGGGTACGGGCTGGGCGTGGTCGCCGCCTACGTGTGGCGCGCTTTCGCCGACCGGGAGGCGCGCAGCCCCTCGCGCAGGTCATGGCTCGTCCTGCTCGTCAGCGCGATCGTGCTCTTCGGTGTCTCGTTCGGGCTCGGCCAGTACTGGCAGCACCAGATCCGCCGGCTCATGGACGTCACCGACTACAGCGCCCTCGCCACCGTCGCCTGCCCCTTCGTCGCCGCCCTCGTCTTCCTGCTGCTGCTCCTGGCCGGGCGGGGGCTCCGGGCCCTGTACCGCCGGGCCTCCGGTCTGCTCGGGCGCTGGATCGGCATGCGGGCGGCGCGGGTGGTCGGCTGGATCCTGGTGGCGGCTCTGGCGTGGGCCGCGTTCTCCGGGCTGCTGCTGAGCGGCATCGTGAACGCGGCCAACGAGGCGTTCTCGCTGCGGGACAACGAGACCCCGGAAGGCGTGCACCAGCCCACGTCGATGCTGCGCTCCGGCGGGCCCGACTCGCTGGTGCCGTGGGACTCGCTGGGCTATCAGGGCCGGGCGTTCACCGGCAGCGGACCGTCGGCCCAGAGCATCGGAGCGTTCACCCACCGTACGGCGCAGGAGCCCATCCGGGCCTACGCCGGGCTGCAAACCTCCGACGACACGGAGACGCGGGCGGCCCGGGCCGTCGCGGACCTCGAACGGGCGGGCGGCTTCGCCCGCAAGAACCTGCTCGTGATGACCACCACGGGCAGCGGGTGGGTCGATCCCGCCGCCGTGGACTCGTACGAGTACCTCGCGAACGGCGACGCGGCCAGCGTGGCGATCCAGTACTCGTACCTGCCGTCGTGGATGTCGTACCTGGTCGACCAGTCCAAGGCGCGCGAGGCGGGCCGCGACCTCTTCGACGCGGTCTACGACAAATGGTCCAAGCTGCCCCAGGACCGGCGTCCGCGCCTGTTCGTGGCGGGCGAGAGCCTGGGCTCGTTCGGCGGTGAGACGGCCTTCAGCGGGGAGGCCGACCTGCGCAACCGCACCGCCGGCACCCTGTTCGCCGGCCCGCCCAACTTCAACACCCTCTTCCGCAAGTTCAGCGACCACCGCGACGCGGGAAGCCCCGAGATCGAGCCCGTCTACCGGGAGGGCCGGACCGTCCGGTTCACCGACGACCCGACCGCCGGGATCTCTCCCACGGACCGGCCGTGGGACGGCACGCGGGTGCTGTACCTGATGCACCCGTCCGATCCGATCGTCTGGTGGAGCCCCAAGCTGGCCCTCTCCGAGCCCGACTGGATCGGCGAGCATCCCGGCTCGGACGTGCTCGGCTCGATGTTCTGGATCCCGTTCGTGACCTTCTGGCAGGTCACCGCCGACCTGCCGTTCGCCACGGGTGTACCGGACGGCCACGGCCACACGTACAAGGCCTCGTACGTCGACGCCTGGAACGCCACCATGCGGCCCGAGGGGTTCACCGCGCAGGACCTGGACCGGTTGAGGGACATCGTCTCGCCGCCGAAGTGA
- a CDS encoding CPBP family intramembrane glutamic endopeptidase, with translation MTVDATGPRRRRRRIGTWPAVGVTVVVLVAANLAVHRWPGLWGLVTAVVVSGVLLGVLRWAGGTLADAGLAPGTLARGARWALALIGLVAVVYLAGALLPATRTLFEDRRYSAMDGGEVMLRAFVLVPVGTVLVEEIAFRGVLYGLVRRARGTVWATAVSSLLFGLWHVLPSLHLATAKPAVTSVVGQSELGAVLAVLGAVLFTAAAGVLFCELRRRSDSLLAPMGLHWAVNALGYLVGFLLR, from the coding sequence ATGACGGTCGACGCCACCGGGCCGCGGCGGCGCCGACGGCGGATCGGTACCTGGCCTGCCGTGGGAGTCACGGTGGTCGTCCTCGTCGCCGCCAACCTGGCCGTGCACCGCTGGCCGGGCCTGTGGGGCCTGGTGACGGCCGTCGTGGTCAGCGGCGTGCTCCTCGGTGTGCTCCGCTGGGCCGGCGGTACCCTCGCGGACGCGGGTCTGGCGCCGGGCACGCTGGCCCGCGGTGCCCGCTGGGCGCTGGCCCTGATCGGCCTGGTCGCCGTCGTCTACCTGGCCGGGGCCCTGCTGCCGGCGACCCGGACGCTGTTCGAGGACCGGCGGTACAGCGCGATGGACGGGGGCGAGGTGATGCTCCGCGCCTTCGTGCTGGTCCCCGTCGGCACGGTCCTCGTGGAGGAGATCGCCTTCCGCGGCGTGCTCTACGGTCTGGTGCGCCGCGCCCGCGGGACGGTGTGGGCCACCGCCGTGTCGAGCCTGCTGTTCGGCCTGTGGCACGTGCTGCCGTCGCTGCACCTGGCGACCGCGAAACCGGCCGTGACCTCGGTCGTCGGCCAGTCCGAGCTCGGGGCCGTTCTGGCGGTCCTGGGGGCCGTGCTGTTCACGGCGGCAGCGGGCGTCCTGTTCTGCGAACTGCGGCGCCGCAGCGACAGTCTGCTGGCTCCCATGGGCCTGCACTGGGCGGTCAACGCGCTCGGCTACCTCGTCGGGTTCCTGCTGCGCTGA